One Danio rerio strain Tuebingen ecotype United States chromosome 13, GRCz12tu, whole genome shotgun sequence DNA window includes the following coding sequences:
- the marcksl1a gene encoding MARCKS-related protein 1-A: MGAQLTKGEATVEGKAVADKANGQENGHVKTNGDVSTKPDGEAVAADGNGTAEVAKDEAPKTEEGDGIEAAPATEAEASKSDGEAAKETKKKKKFSLKNSFKFKGISLKKNKKASEEAAEAVATPTTAEDKPEENGQAATETKEEEPAAETNETPAPEAEAEPKVEEAEPKAEEPAQQTETAPTEETTKSEESPAPVEETTPTESSDPEPAAE; the protein is encoded by the exons ATGGGTGCTCAGTTGACTAAAGGTGAAGCCACAGTGGAAGGAAAAGCCGTGGCTGATAAAGCCAATGGTCAG GAAAATGGCCATGTGAAAACTAACGGAGATGTATCCACCAAGCCAGATGGAGAAGCAGTGGCAGCGGACGGAAATGGAACCGCGGAGGTCGCCAAGGATGAAGCCCCAAAAACGGAGGAGGGAGACGGCATTGAAGCCGCGCCCGCTACAGAGGCTGAAGCCAGCAAATCTGACGGCGAGGCTGCAAAGGAAaccaaaaagaagaagaaattctCACTGAAGAACTCTTTCAAATTCAAAGGCATTTCCCTAAAGAAGAATAAAAAGGCAAGTGAGGAGGCAGCGGAGGCTGTGGCCACGCCCACCACCGCTGAAGATAAACCCGAGGAGAACGGCCAGGCCGCTACAGAAACCAAAGAGGAGGAGCCAGCGGCGGAAACCAATGAGACGCCAGCTCCTGAGGCGGAGGCGGAGCCCAAAGTAGAAGAGGCGGAGCCCAAAGCTGAAGAGCCTGCCCAGCAAACAGAAACCGCACCCACAGAGGAGACTACAAAATCcgaggaaagccccgcccccgTTGAAGAGACCACGCCCACTGAATCTTCGGACCCGGAGCCGGCTGCAGAGTGA
- the ftr69 gene encoding E3 ubiquitin/ISG15 ligase TRIM25: protein MAGSSSDVQNPFNCSICLELFKDPVTTSCGHSFCMNCIKSCWDKESLRGVYSCPTCRNGFRQRPTLSKNTVLAGIVEERKQDAPAAPGDVQCDVCIGRKIKAVKSCLVCLASFCQTHLQPHYQSQAFKKHKLVNASANLQQQICPQHHKALEIYCYNDKKCICVLCLGDQHSGHKTVSAITEMAKEKEKLKIKKTEFIKKITDINKNLQAFKKPMDLHKSSAQTSVEHSNKIFTELIQSLTKKQTEVREKIRAQEKQETQKATNYIQKQKQEISNLRNQSVKLEQVLHTEDHIYFFQNFSSLSPRLYVLPKDVNDLVTFEKIDESVSKLKRKLDEVCEKHMGKISNKVADVHIIRPFVIGLPSDSSESSEASEASESSESFEPPSPCEASSSPGCLSD, encoded by the exons ATGGCAGGCTCCTCATCTGATGTTCAAAATCCATTTAACTGTTCAATCTGCTTGGAACTGTTTAAGGATCCGGTGACTACATCTTGTGGGCACAGTTTTTGTATGAACTGTATTAAGTCGTGCTGGGATAAGGAATCTTTAAGAGGTGTTTACAGCTGCCCAACATGCAGGAATGGATTCCGGCAAAGGCCAACTCTCAGCAAAAACACTGTTCTCGCTGGCATTGTAGAAGAAAGGAAGCAGGATGCCCCAGCTGCACCTGGAGATGTGCAGTGTGACGTCTGTATAGGAAGAAAAATCAAAGCCGTCAAGTCTTGTCTGGTGTGTTTGGCGTCATTCTGTCAAACTCACCTTCAGCCTCATTATCAATCTCAAGCTTTTAAAAAGCACAAGCTGGTGAACGCTTCAGCAAATCTACAGCAGCAGATCTGCCCTCAACATCATAAAGCTCTGGAGATTTACTGCTATAATGACAAGAAGTGTATATGTGTGCTTTGTTTGGGTGATCAGCACAGTGGACATAAGACTGTCTCAGCCATAACTGAAATGGCAAAAGAAAAG GAgaaattgaaaattaaaaaaacggAATTCATTAAGAAAATCACAGACATAAACAAGAATCTTCAAGCATTTAAAAAACCTATGGATTTACATAAG AGCTCTGCACAGACGTCAGTGGAGCACAGCAACAAGATCTTCACTGAACTCATCCAATCccttacaaaaaaacaaactgaagTGAGAGAAAAGATCAGAGCTCAGGAGAAACAGGAGACTCAAAAAGCTACGAATTACATACAGAAACAGAAACAGGAGATCAGCAATCTTCGGAACCAGAGTGTTAAACTGGAGCAGGTTTTACATACAGAAGATCACATTTATTTCTTCCAg AATTTCTCTTCCCTTTCTCCAAGACTGTATGTCTTACCCAAAGATGTTAATGATCTTGTAACATTTGAGAAAATAGATGAATCTGTctcaaagctgaaaagaaaactggATGAAGTCTGTGAGAAGCACATGGGCAAAATATCAAACAAAG TGGCTGATGTCCACATTATCAGGCCCTTTGTGATTG ggtTGCCCTCTGATTCATCTGAATCATCTGAAGCCTCTGAAGCCTCTGAATCCTCTGAATCATTTGAACCCCCTTCACCTTGTGAAGCTTCTTCATCCCCTGGTTGTCTGTCAGATTGA
- the ftr70 gene encoding E3 ubiquitin/ISG15 ligase TRIM25 translates to MAESLSDVQNPFDCSICLEVFKDPVTTPCGHSFCMNCIKDFWDKESLKPVFSCPTCRNKFNPRPNLGRSVVLAGILEKRKQDVPAGHGDVQCDVCKGRKLKAVRSCLVCLASFCQTHLQPHCDSEALKKHKLVNASANLQQQICPQHHKALEIYCYEDKRCICVLCLGQHRGHKTVSAANEMPEKKEELKIKKKELVQQINDTNENLRAFRKAADLHKSSAQAAVEHSDRIFTELIRSLTKKRTEVRGEIRAQEKRETQQIIGYIQKREQEISNLQKRNDKLGQILCTEDYIHFFQNYSSHSTKIPYTLPKKVHDDLVTFREVDQSVSELKRKLDEVCEEHMGKISKKVADVHIIQSATILQFTVSEDSTEDDSESSQDE, encoded by the exons ATGGCAGAATCTTTATCTGATGTTCAAAATCCTTTTGACTGTTCGATCTGCCTGGAGGTGTTTAAGGATCCAGTCACTACACCTTGTGGGCACAGTTTCTGTATGAACTGTATTAAGGATTTCTGGGATAAGGAATCTCTTAAACCAGTTTTCAGCTGCCCAACATGCAGAAACAAATTCAATCCAAGGCCAAATCTTGGCAGAAGTGTTGTTCTTGCTGGCATTTTGGAAAAAAGGAAGCAGGACGTCCCAGCTGGACATGGAGATGTGCAGTGCGATGTTTGTAAAGGAAGAAAACTCAAAGCCGTCAGGTCTTGTCTGGTGTGTTTGGCGTCATTCTGTCAAACTCACCTTCAGCCTCATTGTGACTCTGAAGCTTTGAAAAAGCACAAGCTGGTGAACGCTTCAGCAAATCTACAGCAGCAGATCTGCCCTCAACATCACAAAGCTCTGGAGATTTACTGCTACGAGGACAAGAGGTGTATTTGTGTGCTTTGTTTGGGTCAACACAGAGGACATAAGACTGTATCAGCCGCAAATGaaatgccagaaaaaaag GaggaactgaaaataaaaaagaaggaaTTAGTTCAGCAAATCAATGACACAAACGAGAATCTTCGGGCATTTAGGAAGGCTGCAGATTTGCATAAG AGCTCTGCACAGGCAGCAGTGGAGCACAGCGACAGGATCTTCACTGAACTCATTAGATCCCTTACCAAAAAACGAACTGAAGTGAGAGGAGAGATCAGAGCTCAGGAGAAAAGGGAGACTCAACAGATTATCGGTTACATACAAAAACGGGAACAGGAGATCAGCAATCTTCAGAAGCGGAATGATAAACTGGGGCAGATTTTGTGTACAGAAGATTACATTCATTTCTTCCAG AATTACTCCTCTCACTCTACCAAAATACCATATACTTTACCAAAGAAAGTTCATGATGATCTCGTAACATTCAGGGAAGTAGATCAATCTGTctctgagctgaaaagaaaactggATGAAGTCTGTGAGGAGCACATGGGCAAAATATCAAAGAAAG TTGCAGATGTCCACATTATCCAATCGGCCACTATCT tgcagttcacTGTATCCGAAGATTCTACTGAAGATGACTCTGAATCTTCTCAAGATGAGTAG